The stretch of DNA TAGAGAGGatttaacaagaaaatcttcaagacaGCTACAGAGATTCCTTTTTGGGAGCTAAACGACGAAATCCACCCCTAGTGTGACGCCcattgaagcataaaaatgtaGTGTAGTGAGTATTATGTTGTAGAAGACTCTCAATAGAGATTGTCTGGGCCACAGGAGAATACCACACAGTGGAATGTGAGGAAGGGCAGAAGAAGTGGAAGAGCAAGAATCCGAGTGCGACAAACACCCACTTAAAAATTCGATTGTACGTATGTGCTCACGGGCACTCTGTGGAGCAATGACTTGTGCTTCTCTGGAATGTCTTGCACACTTCTATGCTGTAAAAAGGGACATGGGCAGTGTTGTGGGGAAACTTACAAGAACTTTCGTGAATCTCCTCTCCAGCTCATTGCGATCCGGCATCGGTTGACAGCTGCGTCGTACACTGGGCTGCCGGATGTGATGGCTGGTATGATGGTGCTTCATGTAGCTAATTTCATCCCTGTGGATTGTGGTGGTTTCCACGGGATCTGCTGCCCTGGATGCTGAAATGCCCATTGTTtaccctttttttctcttttgaattCTAATTTCAGAGTTTGGAGGCTTGTgtgttttagctgtgattcttttttattccacTACAAGCCGTGAATTTCACTTTCGCGAATGCACATCACGAACAAaagttagaagaaaaaaaagagtctgCACAGTCTGGTCGCCTATGAGTCATGGAATCTCACTCTCCTCCTTTGTTCACAGCGACCATGCTCCATGTTTTGCTCCCCCACCCGCTGTTGCGCTCCCTATTTTGCACCACAAACACGCCCCAGACGAACCGGAAAGGGCGCCCATTCACTGTAATCACTGCTCTGGGCTGGGGCACCCAAAAACTCCGTCACAGAAgacacaaaattcacaaaaataaacgAAGAATCCTCCACACAGAAGTTCACACAGCTGCTGCAAACTTAATTCCAATGGATGTTAGCAACAGGTCGGTTGGGATTTTCCccgaattttcaccacacacacCACACACGACCCTCACGGGGGCACACTGTAGGCACTTGGGGCACTTTTGGGGTGATTTTGGGGGTAAAATGGGCGAATTACATGAGAATTGAGCGGGAGTTTGTTTACGACGACGTAAACGCTTTGACTGCAACATTTctactaaaataaatttcttctaaacgttccttggcataagatagttttggatgtactcttcacacttattattttcaatgcgcgagagtagtacatccAAGACaatcttatgccaaggcacgactgTACACCATTCAATTTCATACTTTCTTGACTAccttttgaatttggcgccctaaatttagttccaaaagccaccacactgctattttttggtacattttcttgaagagaaaataaaacggattcacacattcagtttttcgcaattttctcgcgatTTCCACAgaattttcatgggaaaatcaGGTTTTTGTGACAAGGAAGcgaggaaatttttctcatgcaaTCTCgttattttcatcaaaacaTTGAACATGTTTCTCGTATCATTGAGCATGTTTCATGTTTGTATGTTTCACAGAGATCATGCAGcatgttttgcatttttgtacCATGCACCGTGAAACATGTTTCAAATTGTATTTTCCGAAACATGGAAAATCGctgtactaaaaaaaaacatcgacTTCGACGTGGGGGAAAAGGATGCAAGATCCGGATTTGTGTATGCgaaaatgagacaaaaaataatcttcGCTGTGAGTAAAAAAAGGGattgtttacattttgttgaacattgaattttccgcCCTAATTTAGGGTTTTTTCGTCTCCAATACGATTCTTGTATGCTCCGTATCGTCCGTATCTAATCAGTAAATTGAACATAACCTAAAATCATTGAGTTTCATTGACAAAATTTTCACGATAAAATGAACAAGAGACTTTTATCACGTTCCTGGCCATTTGAGCCAGTCAGTTGGTGATTTTGCATCGGACACAGTGGTCACATAGTGATGAAGACTGCGGGcatttagtgttttttttttctttgaagtgTTCCAGAAAGTAATTTCGCGTGACCTTCTCTGTCCTCAAGTGCTCCGCGGGTACATTTAAGTGTTGTAAAAGATGCGCCTGACACGGCCTGTGTTTGTGTATGCGAAGAAGATGCTGGACTTCTATTCGCAATTCAATCCATCACCACTGTCCATTAAGCAATTCATCGATTTTGGTCTCAATGCGTGCGAGAAGAAATCCTACCTGTTCCTGCGGAAGGAACTCCCGGTGCGTCTTGCAAATATCATGCAGGAGATCGCCCTGCTGCCGCAGCAACTCCTGCGTGCCCCATCGGTGGCAATGGTGAGTCAGTGGTACCACAAGAGCTTCGAGGAGATCATAAactatgagaaaatcgacccAACTTCGGATATTCTGAAGCGCTTTGTGGGTGATCTCAAGGGGATTCGCGACAGGCATTCGGATGTCGTGCAAACCATGGCACTGGGGATATTGGAGATGAAGGAGAATCACCGTGGGGACATGGAACCGGGCATGGAGACATCCATCCAGTACTTCCTCGATCGCCTCTACATGTCCCGCATTAGTATTCGTATGCTCATCAATCAGCACACCATCCTCTTTGGGACACATCAACCGGATCCGGGGAAGCATATTGGGTGCATTGATCCCATGTGCAATCCCACAGCTGTCGTGAGGGATGCCTACGAGACAGCACGATTCCTGTGTGAGCAGTACTACTTCGGGGCACCAGCACTGGAGATTGAGGAGCACAATGAACTGGAACCTGGACAACCTGTCAGGATAATCTACGTCCCATCGCATCTCTACCATATGCTCTTTGAGCTCTTCAAGAACTCCATGCGTGCCGTAATGGAGCGCTTCCAGCATGATGAGGAGAATATCCCGTCAATCAAGGTCAGTACAAGCACTTCCTGATTCTCCCACCAGCTTCCTTGTCTATCTAATCATTCCCATGGCAACAACAGCATCATAAACTCCGTCCAAGGTTACACTGACTCACGAACGCACACAGACTTTGTGGACTTGACGGAAGACAATGTTGTTGCGATAAATTCTTCACTTTGGGGGCACTGCGTTGTGGAAAATTGCGATCatctgttttttctttcttcgtgCCCctctaatgtttttttttaatcaaacaaTCTTCACAAATTGTGATaatgagtaaatattttattgatgccATTTTCAAGAGCAATTTTCAAGGTAGAGATTGACTACAAGTTgcgtgagtttttttttgggacttCAATTGATACTCCTAATACGATTAACCCATTAGCCCCTCAAGAAGTTTGTTTtacaacttaaaaaaaaagaaaaaaaaatagcttttgattttctttcaagtttcatttcatttggtgagaaaattgagattttttaggtcaggaaaatatgatttgatcaggaaaatgtttcttttgatCAGTAGAATTGTTCtattttatcagaaaaatgtgaaaattatcagaagtttttttttggttcgtCATTTGACGCtgagattcttttttcttctcaagacCTCCGGTGTTCGACAGAGAAAATTCCCACTGTccccaaggaaaagcagcaattcaTGCTGTTGAATGAATTACTGCTTTTCTTCAGAAATTATCAGAAgaatttgcaattcaatttttttttctcaagagaaTAGATAAATCAGACAAATACctaataattagttggtgttccacttcgtggccaacaccaagtattgtaatcgtcggaaaaaccgaccacctcagatcggggtcaaacttg from Lutzomyia longipalpis isolate SR_M1_2022 chromosome 4, ASM2433408v1 encodes:
- the LOC129795615 gene encoding pyruvate dehydrogenase (acetyl-transferring) kinase, mitochondrial, with product MRLTRPVFVYAKKMLDFYSQFNPSPLSIKQFIDFGLNACEKKSYLFLRKELPVRLANIMQEIALLPQQLLRAPSVAMVSQWYHKSFEEIINYEKIDPTSDILKRFVGDLKGIRDRHSDVVQTMALGILEMKENHRGDMEPGMETSIQYFLDRLYMSRISIRMLINQHTILFGTHQPDPGKHIGCIDPMCNPTAVVRDAYETARFLCEQYYFGAPALEIEEHNELEPGQPVRIIYVPSHLYHMLFELFKNSMRAVMERFQHDEENIPSIKVTIVRAKEDICVKMSDRGGGIPRSQMHLLFKYMYSTAPQPQKHVDHQSNTVPLAGYGYGLPISRLYARYFHGDLCLMSCEGYGTDAVIYLKTLSDEANELLPIYNSSSRKFYEPNVPIRDWSSSSNKSRPQIMI